In one window of Bos taurus isolate L1 Dominette 01449 registration number 42190680 breed Hereford chromosome 15, ARS-UCD2.0, whole genome shotgun sequence DNA:
- the NR1H3 gene encoding oxysterols receptor LXR-alpha isoform X5 gives MSLWLEAPVPDVSPDSAVELWEPDAQDASSQPLGSSKCILREESSTPQSAGDTSRMGLEAPEPTALLPGVEAPPESTGVLSEEQIRLKKMKRQEEEQAQATSAPPRASSPPQVLPQLSPEQLGMIEKLVAAQQLCNRRSFSDQLRVTPWPMAPDPQSREARQQRFAHFTELAIVSVQEIVDFAKQLPGFLQLSREDQIALLKTSAIEVMLLETSRRYNPGSESITFLKDFSYNREDFAKAGLQVEFINPIFEFSRAMNELQLNDAEFALLIAISIFSADRPNVQDQLQVERLQHTYVEALHAYVSIHHPHDRLMFPRMLMKLVSLRTLSSVHSEQVFALRLQDKKLPPLLSEIWDVHE, from the exons ATGTCTTTGTGGCTGGAGGCTCCTGTGCCTGATGTTTCTCCTG ATTCTGCAGTGGAGCTGTGGGAACCAGATGCACAAGATGCAAGCAGCCAGCCCTTGGGAAGCAGCAAGTGCATCCTCAGGGAGGAGTCCAGCACGCCGCAGTCCGCTGGGGACACTTCGAGGATGGGGCTGGAGGCGCCAGAGCCCACGGCCCTGCTCCCTGGTGTAGAGGCCCCTCCAGAGTCCACAG GTGTCTTATCAGAAGAACAGATCCGTCTGAAGAAAATGAAGCGGCAAGAGGAGGAACAGGCTCAGGCCACATCTGCACCCCCGAGAGCTTCCTCACCTCCCCAAGTCCTGCCCCAGCTCAGCCCAGAGCAGCTGGGCATGATTGAGAAGCTGGTGGCTGCCCAGCAGCTGTGTAACAGGCGCTCCTTCTCAGACCAGCTTCGAGTCACG CCTTGGCCAATGGCACCAGATCCCCAGAGCCGGGAGGCCCGTCAGCAGCGCTTTGCTCACTTCACTGAGCTGGCCATCGTCTCCGTGCAGGAGATCGTGGATTTTGCCAAACAGCTGCCAGGCTTCCTGCAGCTCAGCCGGGAGGACCAGATCGCCCTGCTGAAGACGTCTGCGATTGAG GTGATGCTCCTGGAGACCTCTCGGAGGTACAACCCTGGAAGTGAGAGTATCACCTTCCTCAAGGATTTCAGTTATAACCGGGAAGACTTTGCCAAAGCAG gGCTGCAGGTGGAGTTCATCAACCCCATCTTCGAGTTCTCCAGAGCCATGAACGAGCTGCAGCTAAATGATGCTGAGTTTGCCTTGCTCATTGCCATCAGCATCTTCTCTGCAG ACCGGCCCAACGTGCAGGACCAGCTCCAGGTAGAGAGGCTGCAACACACATATGTGGAGGCCCTGCATGCCTACGTCTCCATCCACCACCCCCAT GACCGACTGATGTTCCCAAGGATGCTGATGAAACTGGTGAGCCTCCGGACACTGAGCAGCGTCCACTCAGAGCAAGTGTTTGCCCTGCGCCTGCAGGATAAGAAGCTTCCCCCGCTGCTCTCTGAGATCTGGGACGTGCACGAATGA
- the NR1H3 gene encoding oxysterols receptor LXR-alpha, with amino-acid sequence MSLWLEAPVPDVSPDSAVELWEPDAQDASSQPLGSSKCILREESSTPQSAGDTSRMGLEAPEPTALLPGVEAPPESTELRPQKRKKGPAPKMLGNELCSVCGDKASGFHYNVLSCEGCKGFFRRSVIKGARYVCHSGGHCPMDTYMRRKCQECRLRKCRQAGMREECVLSEEQIRLKKMKRQEEEQAQATSAPPRASSPPQVLPQLSPEQLGMIEKLVAAQQLCNRRSFSDQLRVTPWPMAPDPQSREARQQRFAHFTELAIVSVQEIVDFAKQLPGFLQLSREDQIALLKTSAIEVMLLETSRRYNPGSESITFLKDFSYNREDFAKAGLQVEFINPIFEFSRAMNELQLNDAEFALLIAISIFSADRPNVQDQLQVERLQHTYVEALHAYVSIHHPHDRLMFPRMLMKLVSLRTLSSVHSEQVFALRLQDKKLPPLLSEIWDVHE; translated from the exons ATGTCTTTGTGGCTGGAGGCTCCTGTGCCTGATGTTTCTCCTG ATTCTGCAGTGGAGCTGTGGGAACCAGATGCACAAGATGCAAGCAGCCAGCCCTTGGGAAGCAGCAAGTGCATCCTCAGGGAGGAGTCCAGCACGCCGCAGTCCGCTGGGGACACTTCGAGGATGGGGCTGGAGGCGCCAGAGCCCACGGCCCTGCTCCCTGGTGTAGAGGCCCCTCCAGAGTCCACAG AGCTTCGTCCACAAAAGCGGAAAAAGGGGCCCGCCCCCAAAATGCTGGGGAACGAGCTGTGCAGCGTGTGCGGGGACAAGGCCTCCGGCTTCCACTACAACGTGCTGAGCTGCGAGGGCTGCAAGGGGTTCTTCCGCCGCAGTGTCATCAAAGGGGCACGCTACGTCTGCCACAGCGGGGGCCACTGCCCCATGGACACCTACATGCGCCGCAAGTGCCAGGAGTGCCGCCTTCGCAAGTGCCGCCAGGCGGGCATGCGGGAGGAGT GTGTCTTATCAGAAGAACAGATCCGTCTGAAGAAAATGAAGCGGCAAGAGGAGGAACAGGCTCAGGCCACATCTGCACCCCCGAGAGCTTCCTCACCTCCCCAAGTCCTGCCCCAGCTCAGCCCAGAGCAGCTGGGCATGATTGAGAAGCTGGTGGCTGCCCAGCAGCTGTGTAACAGGCGCTCCTTCTCAGACCAGCTTCGAGTCACG CCTTGGCCAATGGCACCAGATCCCCAGAGCCGGGAGGCCCGTCAGCAGCGCTTTGCTCACTTCACTGAGCTGGCCATCGTCTCCGTGCAGGAGATCGTGGATTTTGCCAAACAGCTGCCAGGCTTCCTGCAGCTCAGCCGGGAGGACCAGATCGCCCTGCTGAAGACGTCTGCGATTGAG GTGATGCTCCTGGAGACCTCTCGGAGGTACAACCCTGGAAGTGAGAGTATCACCTTCCTCAAGGATTTCAGTTATAACCGGGAAGACTTTGCCAAAGCAG gGCTGCAGGTGGAGTTCATCAACCCCATCTTCGAGTTCTCCAGAGCCATGAACGAGCTGCAGCTAAATGATGCTGAGTTTGCCTTGCTCATTGCCATCAGCATCTTCTCTGCAG ACCGGCCCAACGTGCAGGACCAGCTCCAGGTAGAGAGGCTGCAACACACATATGTGGAGGCCCTGCATGCCTACGTCTCCATCCACCACCCCCAT GACCGACTGATGTTCCCAAGGATGCTGATGAAACTGGTGAGCCTCCGGACACTGAGCAGCGTCCACTCAGAGCAAGTGTTTGCCCTGCGCCTGCAGGATAAGAAGCTTCCCCCGCTGCTCTCTGAGATCTGGGACGTGCACGAATGA
- the NR1H3 gene encoding oxysterols receptor LXR-alpha isoform X4 produces MSLWLEAPVPDVSPDSAVELWEPDAQDASSQPLGSSKCILREESSTPQSAGDTSRMGLEAPEPTALLPGVEAPPESTELRPQKRKKGPAPKMLGNELCSVCGDKASGFHYNVLSCEGCKGFFRRSVIKGARYVCHSGGHCPMDTYMRRKCQECRLRKCRQAGMREECVLSEEQIRLKKMKRQEEEQAQATSAPPRASSPPQVLPQLSPEQLGMIEKLVAAQQLCNRRSFSDQLRVTPWPMAPDPQSREARQQRFAHFTELAIVSVQEIVDFAKQLPGFLQLSREDQIALLKTSAIEVMLLETSRRYNPGSESITFLKDFSYNREDFAKAGLQVEFINPIFEFSRAMNELQLNDAEFALLIAISIFSAGPTDVPKDADETGEPPDTEQRPLRASVCPAPAG; encoded by the exons ATGTCTTTGTGGCTGGAGGCTCCTGTGCCTGATGTTTCTCCTG ATTCTGCAGTGGAGCTGTGGGAACCAGATGCACAAGATGCAAGCAGCCAGCCCTTGGGAAGCAGCAAGTGCATCCTCAGGGAGGAGTCCAGCACGCCGCAGTCCGCTGGGGACACTTCGAGGATGGGGCTGGAGGCGCCAGAGCCCACGGCCCTGCTCCCTGGTGTAGAGGCCCCTCCAGAGTCCACAG AGCTTCGTCCACAAAAGCGGAAAAAGGGGCCCGCCCCCAAAATGCTGGGGAACGAGCTGTGCAGCGTGTGCGGGGACAAGGCCTCCGGCTTCCACTACAACGTGCTGAGCTGCGAGGGCTGCAAGGGGTTCTTCCGCCGCAGTGTCATCAAAGGGGCACGCTACGTCTGCCACAGCGGGGGCCACTGCCCCATGGACACCTACATGCGCCGCAAGTGCCAGGAGTGCCGCCTTCGCAAGTGCCGCCAGGCGGGCATGCGGGAGGAGT GTGTCTTATCAGAAGAACAGATCCGTCTGAAGAAAATGAAGCGGCAAGAGGAGGAACAGGCTCAGGCCACATCTGCACCCCCGAGAGCTTCCTCACCTCCCCAAGTCCTGCCCCAGCTCAGCCCAGAGCAGCTGGGCATGATTGAGAAGCTGGTGGCTGCCCAGCAGCTGTGTAACAGGCGCTCCTTCTCAGACCAGCTTCGAGTCACG CCTTGGCCAATGGCACCAGATCCCCAGAGCCGGGAGGCCCGTCAGCAGCGCTTTGCTCACTTCACTGAGCTGGCCATCGTCTCCGTGCAGGAGATCGTGGATTTTGCCAAACAGCTGCCAGGCTTCCTGCAGCTCAGCCGGGAGGACCAGATCGCCCTGCTGAAGACGTCTGCGATTGAG GTGATGCTCCTGGAGACCTCTCGGAGGTACAACCCTGGAAGTGAGAGTATCACCTTCCTCAAGGATTTCAGTTATAACCGGGAAGACTTTGCCAAAGCAG gGCTGCAGGTGGAGTTCATCAACCCCATCTTCGAGTTCTCCAGAGCCATGAACGAGCTGCAGCTAAATGATGCTGAGTTTGCCTTGCTCATTGCCATCAGCATCTTCTCTGCAG GACCGACTGATGTTCCCAAGGATGCTGATGAAACTGGTGAGCCTCCGGACACTGAGCAGCGTCCACTCAGAGCAAGTGTTTGCCCTGCGCCTGCAGGATAA
- the NR1H3 gene encoding oxysterols receptor LXR-alpha isoform X1, with amino-acid sequence MSLWLEAPVPDVSPDSAVELWEPDAQDASSQPLGSSKCILREESSTPQSAGDTSRMGLEAPEPTALLPGVEAPPESTEEHEGSSLHPELRPQKRKKGPAPKMLGNELCSVCGDKASGFHYNVLSCEGCKGFFRRSVIKGARYVCHSGGHCPMDTYMRRKCQECRLRKCRQAGMREECVLSEEQIRLKKMKRQEEEQAQATSAPPRASSPPQVLPQLSPEQLGMIEKLVAAQQLCNRRSFSDQLRVTPWPMAPDPQSREARQQRFAHFTELAIVSVQEIVDFAKQLPGFLQLSREDQIALLKTSAIEVMLLETSRRYNPGSESITFLKDFSYNREDFAKAGLQVEFINPIFEFSRAMNELQLNDAEFALLIAISIFSADRPNVQDQLQVERLQHTYVEALHAYVSIHHPHDRLMFPRMLMKLVSLRTLSSVHSEQVFALRLQDKKLPPLLSEIWDVHE; translated from the exons ATGTCTTTGTGGCTGGAGGCTCCTGTGCCTGATGTTTCTCCTG ATTCTGCAGTGGAGCTGTGGGAACCAGATGCACAAGATGCAAGCAGCCAGCCCTTGGGAAGCAGCAAGTGCATCCTCAGGGAGGAGTCCAGCACGCCGCAGTCCGCTGGGGACACTTCGAGGATGGGGCTGGAGGCGCCAGAGCCCACGGCCCTGCTCCCTGGTGTAGAGGCCCCTCCAGAGTCCACAG AAGAACATGAAGGCTCTTCCCTGCATCCAGAGCTTCGTCCACAAAAGCGGAAAAAGGGGCCCGCCCCCAAAATGCTGGGGAACGAGCTGTGCAGCGTGTGCGGGGACAAGGCCTCCGGCTTCCACTACAACGTGCTGAGCTGCGAGGGCTGCAAGGGGTTCTTCCGCCGCAGTGTCATCAAAGGGGCACGCTACGTCTGCCACAGCGGGGGCCACTGCCCCATGGACACCTACATGCGCCGCAAGTGCCAGGAGTGCCGCCTTCGCAAGTGCCGCCAGGCGGGCATGCGGGAGGAGT GTGTCTTATCAGAAGAACAGATCCGTCTGAAGAAAATGAAGCGGCAAGAGGAGGAACAGGCTCAGGCCACATCTGCACCCCCGAGAGCTTCCTCACCTCCCCAAGTCCTGCCCCAGCTCAGCCCAGAGCAGCTGGGCATGATTGAGAAGCTGGTGGCTGCCCAGCAGCTGTGTAACAGGCGCTCCTTCTCAGACCAGCTTCGAGTCACG CCTTGGCCAATGGCACCAGATCCCCAGAGCCGGGAGGCCCGTCAGCAGCGCTTTGCTCACTTCACTGAGCTGGCCATCGTCTCCGTGCAGGAGATCGTGGATTTTGCCAAACAGCTGCCAGGCTTCCTGCAGCTCAGCCGGGAGGACCAGATCGCCCTGCTGAAGACGTCTGCGATTGAG GTGATGCTCCTGGAGACCTCTCGGAGGTACAACCCTGGAAGTGAGAGTATCACCTTCCTCAAGGATTTCAGTTATAACCGGGAAGACTTTGCCAAAGCAG gGCTGCAGGTGGAGTTCATCAACCCCATCTTCGAGTTCTCCAGAGCCATGAACGAGCTGCAGCTAAATGATGCTGAGTTTGCCTTGCTCATTGCCATCAGCATCTTCTCTGCAG ACCGGCCCAACGTGCAGGACCAGCTCCAGGTAGAGAGGCTGCAACACACATATGTGGAGGCCCTGCATGCCTACGTCTCCATCCACCACCCCCAT GACCGACTGATGTTCCCAAGGATGCTGATGAAACTGGTGAGCCTCCGGACACTGAGCAGCGTCCACTCAGAGCAAGTGTTTGCCCTGCGCCTGCAGGATAAGAAGCTTCCCCCGCTGCTCTCTGAGATCTGGGACGTGCACGAATGA
- the NR1H3 gene encoding oxysterols receptor LXR-alpha isoform X3, with protein sequence MSLWLEAPVPDVSPDSAVELWEPDAQDASSQPLGSSKCILREESSTPQSAGDTSRMGLEAPEPTALLPGVEAPPESTEEHEGSSLHPELRPQKRKKGPAPKMLGNELCSVCGDKASGFHYNVLSCEGCKGFFRRSVIKGARYVCHSGGHCPMDTYMRRKCQECRLRKCRQAGMREECVLSEEQIRLKKMKRQEEEQAQATSAPPRASSPPQVLPQLSPEQLGMIEKLVAAQQLCNRRSFSDQLRVTPWPMAPDPQSREARQQRFAHFTELAIVSVQEIVDFAKQLPGFLQLSREDQIALLKTSAIEVMLLETSRRYNPGSESITFLKDFSYNREDFAKAGLQVEFINPIFEFSRAMNELQLNDAEFALLIAISIFSAGPTDVPKDADETGEPPDTEQRPLRASVCPAPAG encoded by the exons ATGTCTTTGTGGCTGGAGGCTCCTGTGCCTGATGTTTCTCCTG ATTCTGCAGTGGAGCTGTGGGAACCAGATGCACAAGATGCAAGCAGCCAGCCCTTGGGAAGCAGCAAGTGCATCCTCAGGGAGGAGTCCAGCACGCCGCAGTCCGCTGGGGACACTTCGAGGATGGGGCTGGAGGCGCCAGAGCCCACGGCCCTGCTCCCTGGTGTAGAGGCCCCTCCAGAGTCCACAG AAGAACATGAAGGCTCTTCCCTGCATCCAGAGCTTCGTCCACAAAAGCGGAAAAAGGGGCCCGCCCCCAAAATGCTGGGGAACGAGCTGTGCAGCGTGTGCGGGGACAAGGCCTCCGGCTTCCACTACAACGTGCTGAGCTGCGAGGGCTGCAAGGGGTTCTTCCGCCGCAGTGTCATCAAAGGGGCACGCTACGTCTGCCACAGCGGGGGCCACTGCCCCATGGACACCTACATGCGCCGCAAGTGCCAGGAGTGCCGCCTTCGCAAGTGCCGCCAGGCGGGCATGCGGGAGGAGT GTGTCTTATCAGAAGAACAGATCCGTCTGAAGAAAATGAAGCGGCAAGAGGAGGAACAGGCTCAGGCCACATCTGCACCCCCGAGAGCTTCCTCACCTCCCCAAGTCCTGCCCCAGCTCAGCCCAGAGCAGCTGGGCATGATTGAGAAGCTGGTGGCTGCCCAGCAGCTGTGTAACAGGCGCTCCTTCTCAGACCAGCTTCGAGTCACG CCTTGGCCAATGGCACCAGATCCCCAGAGCCGGGAGGCCCGTCAGCAGCGCTTTGCTCACTTCACTGAGCTGGCCATCGTCTCCGTGCAGGAGATCGTGGATTTTGCCAAACAGCTGCCAGGCTTCCTGCAGCTCAGCCGGGAGGACCAGATCGCCCTGCTGAAGACGTCTGCGATTGAG GTGATGCTCCTGGAGACCTCTCGGAGGTACAACCCTGGAAGTGAGAGTATCACCTTCCTCAAGGATTTCAGTTATAACCGGGAAGACTTTGCCAAAGCAG gGCTGCAGGTGGAGTTCATCAACCCCATCTTCGAGTTCTCCAGAGCCATGAACGAGCTGCAGCTAAATGATGCTGAGTTTGCCTTGCTCATTGCCATCAGCATCTTCTCTGCAG GACCGACTGATGTTCCCAAGGATGCTGATGAAACTGGTGAGCCTCCGGACACTGAGCAGCGTCCACTCAGAGCAAGTGTTTGCCCTGCGCCTGCAGGATAA